A genomic region of Candidatus Kryptoniota bacterium contains the following coding sequences:
- a CDS encoding T9SS type A sorting domain-containing protein, with translation MKSHGKLSGGLFGLALFAALFFVASGVLAKEGPNGKKSQIVNKVAGTPGSSLFNINNITAWMQDDALYPPNVGGSWIGEYPRGSGVGFIFQEGIVFGGFVNDGGTPALRVGGTTYPTGMVPGAITGTGVAEDPAGPTVRIWRVRPDVFPNQDPKKVPDLSTDAATFYQVPNASVTAAQISAIQTQYVTDWNQWPAAKGAPWYIDSIGVVRNDAAYDPTNPHDWPGIPGASQTIWFVCNDLNPGVTSVLYGAPPIGIEEQQTIWGYASSTPLNEMYFKQVKLIYKGTATSNVGSTIDSMYVVQWRDPDNGDAGDDYAGCDSTLSLGFCYNGEPIDAKYAAIGLPPAASGSVFLQGPSHFTGNDADSAVLNFQWRHGYAYWHPVAMTGYDYFAAGTNITDPDLGAYGGTEQFFNLMRGDLPRPQYPAGTPFYSASTYASAHGIVTNYMLSGDPVTHAGWVDGYDVNASDRRDLNVSGPFTLKLYDTVEVVVGMVGGLGKSATSSVSVLKYNTTFAHFAFNNLFHLPVPPPTPNVAATALNDTVLLNWATDEENINSIETSASSGFTFEGYNVYQLPNASAKPTDGVRIATFDLKDGVTTVLDNAIDATTGVVITKPDEFGTDSGIQRFVSISADALRGDAPLVNGQVYYYAITSYSVDLDPSAPLHALESAPSYKTVIPHGTNPGQRYGTPGDTVKVTHVGPSNGSVTPVIVDPTVTTGDNYQVTFQTDPTTQTTTWTLSNVTGTAKVLLTGQTNQSGDNNYLVTDGLQVIVQGPPPGMSTYNIPGGVRDWTFSGASSYGLEGFSGAIGMAYNEWFSSSTILPSQLHKVVIKFATTDASANIANLSDPNVSQAYRYLRHASAAAVDPAFAPFIINPVPGYPYQDRRPVPFAAFDEDNNNQRLDVGFLENNAAGGTVDGKYDPPLYTAGIDNVATTREWFFIFGTNYDANVDNPALTHDILDTTVAIMWWGTPNMRNPHFTAGDEFEIVPNYVNTSTDVFSFKAPAVTSSQTAAKSDVQLVNVFPNPYYGFQYRETNALNKQVTFNHLPAKATIRIFNLAGVLVRTIEKNDASQFSSWDLRNSSDLPVASGIYIIYVDMGNLGTKILKLALVQQEQVLPTY, from the coding sequence ATGAAATCTCATGGCAAGTTGTCCGGAGGGCTCTTCGGACTTGCACTTTTTGCCGCTCTGTTCTTTGTCGCGTCAGGTGTGCTGGCAAAGGAAGGGCCGAATGGCAAAAAGTCGCAGATCGTTAATAAGGTAGCAGGCACTCCAGGCTCGTCTTTGTTCAATATCAATAATATTACTGCGTGGATGCAAGACGACGCTCTTTATCCACCGAATGTCGGTGGGTCATGGATCGGTGAATACCCGCGAGGATCAGGAGTGGGATTCATCTTCCAGGAAGGAATAGTATTCGGCGGTTTTGTGAACGACGGTGGTACGCCTGCATTGAGGGTTGGTGGTACCACGTATCCCACGGGCATGGTGCCCGGAGCAATCACCGGCACCGGAGTAGCAGAAGATCCCGCTGGACCTACCGTCAGGATATGGAGAGTCAGACCTGACGTGTTCCCGAATCAGGATCCAAAGAAGGTTCCCGACCTCTCAACGGACGCCGCCACTTTCTACCAGGTGCCTAATGCTTCAGTGACAGCGGCACAGATTTCGGCAATCCAGACCCAGTATGTCACTGATTGGAACCAATGGCCCGCTGCAAAAGGCGCACCATGGTACATCGACTCTATCGGTGTGGTCAGGAACGATGCAGCCTACGATCCGACAAATCCTCACGACTGGCCAGGCATACCGGGCGCGAGTCAGACGATCTGGTTTGTGTGTAACGACCTTAACCCGGGTGTCACCAGCGTACTCTATGGCGCTCCCCCGATCGGTATCGAAGAGCAACAAACCATTTGGGGATACGCTTCTTCTACACCTTTGAACGAGATGTATTTCAAGCAGGTGAAGTTGATTTATAAGGGCACTGCTACAAGCAACGTTGGCTCAACGATCGACAGCATGTACGTTGTCCAATGGAGAGACCCCGACAACGGAGACGCCGGTGATGATTATGCCGGTTGCGACTCTACTCTCAGCTTGGGCTTCTGCTATAACGGTGAGCCCATCGACGCGAAGTACGCTGCGATAGGATTGCCGCCAGCCGCGAGCGGGTCAGTTTTCCTGCAAGGCCCCTCGCACTTCACCGGGAACGATGCGGACAGTGCAGTCCTCAATTTCCAATGGAGGCATGGATATGCCTACTGGCATCCGGTTGCAATGACCGGCTATGACTATTTCGCTGCTGGAACGAACATCACCGATCCAGACCTCGGCGCTTATGGGGGCACGGAGCAATTCTTCAACCTTATGAGAGGCGATCTCCCGAGGCCACAGTATCCCGCGGGTACGCCGTTCTACTCTGCTTCGACCTATGCATCAGCGCATGGCATAGTGACAAACTACATGCTTAGCGGCGACCCGGTCACACACGCTGGTTGGGTTGACGGCTACGATGTGAACGCTAGCGACCGCAGAGACCTCAATGTCTCCGGCCCGTTCACATTGAAACTGTACGATACTGTGGAAGTGGTCGTCGGTATGGTCGGCGGACTCGGAAAGAGTGCGACATCGAGCGTGTCAGTGCTGAAATACAACACAACATTTGCGCATTTCGCTTTCAATAACCTTTTCCATTTGCCGGTACCTCCGCCCACGCCCAACGTGGCGGCGACGGCTCTCAATGACACTGTGCTACTTAACTGGGCGACAGACGAAGAGAATATTAATTCGATCGAGACTTCGGCGAGCTCGGGCTTCACATTTGAAGGCTACAATGTCTATCAATTGCCGAATGCAAGTGCAAAGCCGACTGACGGCGTGCGCATCGCGACATTCGATCTGAAGGACGGCGTCACCACAGTACTTGACAATGCTATCGATGCGACGACTGGCGTTGTAATAACCAAACCTGACGAGTTCGGAACCGACTCCGGCATTCAGCGATTCGTTTCAATATCTGCAGATGCTCTCCGGGGTGACGCTCCTCTGGTCAATGGGCAGGTTTACTATTACGCGATAACATCATATTCAGTCGACCTCGATCCAAGTGCACCTCTGCACGCGCTGGAGAGTGCTCCGTCATACAAGACGGTCATACCGCACGGGACTAACCCCGGTCAGAGATACGGTACCCCCGGCGATACCGTGAAGGTAACTCATGTTGGTCCGAGCAATGGAAGTGTGACACCTGTGATTGTCGACCCGACTGTAACCACTGGAGACAACTACCAGGTGACTTTCCAGACAGATCCAACAACCCAGACTACAACGTGGACCCTTTCGAATGTGACTGGGACAGCAAAGGTTCTCCTGACCGGCCAGACCAACCAATCCGGCGACAATAATTATCTGGTCACCGATGGTTTGCAGGTCATTGTGCAAGGTCCGCCTCCGGGAATGAGCACGTACAATATTCCGGGCGGAGTCCGAGATTGGACATTTAGCGGCGCGAGTAGTTATGGTCTTGAGGGATTCTCGGGCGCTATAGGAATGGCGTATAACGAATGGTTCAGCAGCTCGACGATTCTTCCGTCGCAACTGCATAAAGTCGTGATAAAATTTGCAACAACCGACGCGTCAGCCAATATCGCCAATCTGTCTGATCCAAACGTGTCCCAGGCATACAGGTATTTGCGCCATGCGAGCGCGGCAGCTGTTGATCCGGCATTTGCGCCATTCATAATCAATCCTGTCCCGGGTTATCCTTATCAGGATAGAAGGCCGGTGCCTTTCGCTGCATTCGACGAGGACAATAATAATCAACGTCTCGATGTCGGATTCCTCGAGAACAACGCAGCAGGCGGGACGGTCGATGGTAAGTATGATCCTCCGCTTTACACTGCAGGAATAGATAACGTTGCAACGACTAGGGAGTGGTTCTTCATATTCGGAACTAACTATGATGCGAACGTAGATAACCCTGCTCTTACGCATGACATACTGGATACAACTGTGGCGATCATGTGGTGGGGCACGCCGAATATGAGAAACCCGCACTTCACCGCAGGAGACGAGTTCGAGATCGTGCCAAACTACGTCAACACCTCGACAGACGTGTTTTCCTTCAAAGCGCCGGCTGTCACTAGCAGTCAAACAGCGGCGAAATCTGACGTCCAATTGGTCAACGTCTTCCCGAACCCGTATTATGGCTTCCAGTACCGGGAAACCAACGCATTGAATAAACAAGTGACGTTCAACCATTTGCCCGCAAAGGCGACGATCAGAATATTCAATCTGGCCGGCGTACTGGTTCGGACGATCGAAAAGAACGACGCTTCCCAATTTTCTAGCTGGGATTTGAGGAACTCGAGTGACCTCCCCGTGGCCAGCGGCATCTATATCATCTACGTGGACATGGGAAATCTCGGAACGAAAATTCTCAAACTGGCACTCGTTCAGCAAGAACAGGTGTTGCCAACATATTGA
- a CDS encoding PorV/PorQ family protein, which produces MKRGLLVIGLVALTFTASSVFAQDKAGTSAAPELLIPVGAKYEGMAGSANAFVTGVDAIYWNPAGLDMDNGSGGALFSYRQYIANMGVSYLAIGGKLGFGSLAISLRSFNIGTIYVTTEDHPDGTGEQISPTFFIGGLTYSKKLTDRISVGANINLINESFGSVSSSGVGFDVGVQYEDLIGVQGLGLGVDVKNIGTEMRYDGSGLWVQATDPNAGVGLSYYKLVAASFQLPSVIEIGLGYKRALDEQNSLEIAGMFQNNNFGIDEYRAGLEYSFMSTIYVRGGYIFSTDQSGVQSIFQNYTIGAGVDLTKVAGIGLSFNYAFVPVKYFSSNHLFDLRVAF; this is translated from the coding sequence ATGAAAAGAGGTTTACTTGTAATAGGCTTGGTTGCCTTGACATTCACAGCGTCATCTGTGTTTGCGCAGGACAAAGCTGGAACCTCGGCAGCACCTGAACTACTTATCCCGGTTGGTGCGAAGTACGAGGGGATGGCCGGCTCCGCAAACGCATTCGTCACGGGAGTGGACGCTATCTACTGGAACCCTGCCGGTTTGGACATGGATAACGGCTCGGGCGGCGCCTTGTTCTCTTACAGACAATACATCGCGAATATGGGAGTTAGCTATCTTGCAATTGGTGGAAAGCTCGGCTTCGGATCTCTCGCGATTTCCCTGCGCTCGTTCAATATCGGGACGATCTACGTGACAACTGAAGATCATCCTGATGGCACGGGCGAACAGATCAGCCCGACTTTCTTCATAGGTGGACTTACCTATTCGAAGAAACTCACGGACAGAATTAGCGTCGGTGCGAATATCAACCTTATCAACGAGTCTTTCGGCAGCGTGAGCTCCTCCGGTGTCGGATTCGATGTTGGAGTGCAGTACGAAGACCTCATCGGCGTTCAGGGACTCGGACTCGGCGTCGATGTGAAGAACATCGGAACCGAAATGAGATATGATGGCTCGGGCCTCTGGGTCCAAGCGACAGATCCAAACGCCGGCGTAGGCCTGTCGTATTACAAACTTGTGGCGGCATCCTTCCAGTTGCCTTCAGTTATTGAGATTGGCCTCGGATACAAGAGGGCCCTCGATGAACAGAATTCCTTGGAAATCGCAGGAATGTTCCAGAATAACAACTTTGGGATCGATGAGTACCGCGCTGGCTTGGAGTACAGCTTCATGAGTACGATTTACGTCAGAGGCGGATACATCTTCAGTACAGACCAGTCAGGTGTACAATCGATATTCCAGAACTACACGATAGGCGCGGGCGTCGATCTTACCAAGGTCGCCGGCATTGGGCTCTCGTTCAACTATGCCTTTGTCCCCGTGAAGTATTTCTCGAGCAACCACTTGTTCGATCTCCGCGTAGCGTTCTAA
- a CDS encoding DUF4249 family protein, with protein sequence MPQLARNLLRILTLVPFLLAQACNSPFQVKQVYSPQLVIYGIVFRGDSSVVIRVETNSKTQLSDSMISSQLPGLNGVLTNETTGDSIQLVSSFEGKLNFLQGILRTNPGNSISIRAVASNYLQCSANATVIGPAIIYPSPWTNSSLREPAPGSQDPQFTIYPSSNTMAIRLVMLLVYQGTDTSGKLISGTIMLTPSYQQDTTSYFLRVNGATTAISFPLSDYISALSSAVGSLKSGTVVADVKLLQLDATLYDYYSISNGFNDPLTMRTERPVFTNVNGGLGFLGSASYDSLDIQVFP encoded by the coding sequence ATGCCCCAGCTTGCCCGTAATCTACTGAGAATCCTGACGCTTGTTCCCTTCCTCCTCGCGCAAGCATGCAACTCTCCATTCCAGGTCAAGCAAGTTTACTCTCCTCAGCTCGTCATCTATGGCATCGTCTTCCGCGGCGACTCAAGCGTCGTCATCCGTGTGGAGACAAATAGCAAAACGCAATTATCCGATTCGATGATATCATCGCAGCTTCCCGGACTCAACGGGGTCCTGACGAACGAAACGACAGGCGATTCCATTCAGCTCGTTTCATCATTCGAGGGGAAACTGAATTTCCTGCAAGGCATTCTCAGAACAAACCCGGGCAACTCGATATCGATTCGGGCTGTGGCCAGCAATTACCTCCAGTGCTCCGCTAACGCCACGGTCATCGGTCCGGCCATTATCTATCCTTCTCCATGGACTAACAGCTCACTTCGCGAACCCGCACCGGGCTCTCAGGATCCACAGTTCACAATCTACCCTTCATCCAATACCATGGCGATTCGGCTTGTCATGTTACTGGTGTACCAGGGTACCGACACAAGCGGAAAGCTGATTTCAGGTACTATAATGCTGACTCCATCTTATCAGCAGGATACGACGAGCTATTTCCTGCGTGTGAATGGAGCTACCACCGCGATCTCGTTTCCGCTTTCAGACTATATCAGCGCTCTTTCTAGCGCCGTTGGTTCTTTAAAATCCGGCACGGTAGTCGCAGATGTGAAGCTCCTCCAACTCGACGCCACGCTCTACGATTACTACAGCATTTCGAATGGATTCAACGACCCACTCACGATGCGGACAGAAAGACCCGTATTCACAAATGTAAACGGCGGACTGGGATTCCTTGGCAGCGCATCGTACGATTCTCTTGACATACAGGTGTTCCCCTGA
- a CDS encoding TonB-dependent receptor, whose translation MLAFSLSFSSAVVAQERTYILRGTVADSLSGERIPYATVRIEKTSIGTYTNTGGYFVLPKIPVTEKRVVVSAVGFKEKIFVIGSSQPVVDVTFQLPEEPTTLSTVEVTGEYLGRMKPIAPSTTVILGRDIEKATGIFNNDLVQAITQLPGVVTVGGISSQYYVRGGASDQNLVTIDGIRVYNLFHAFGLFSFVDPLIVKVADMSTGGFQAEYGGRLSSILSVDTKDGDMYKYTAAGSFDLLSSDVMLSGPLPLKAFEGNTSFIGFFRTSLYKNSLRRYFQRSIPFQFFDGFGKITSNLTSTGHVSLEFLSTGDQVSSENSVDPDFNWRDVGYSLSGNYLFGDRYSFEFSVSSSMYNAEQLPKSSSYLHYESSSIVDPAFYGDLTYYPSPTARLDFGLLFNFPAYNFTFTNAYNLPLTVDQQEVEPNMWIKYKWEAIKNLEVELGFRIDLSRTFEYATGAGKGYLGDPRATFTYNTSANSSIYFAAGEYHQRIISLNNEDDIYSPFDLIISIPDTASNLDDEEAFEYILGGQVSPINILELKSELYYKDFTKLVTVNRDKVDQNDPDFILGTGKSYGLEFSGQYDIGSFYLTANYSFSKVTNTSNGFTYTPRYDRRHQLNLSAGLQPFDRFWIRTHWEYGSGLPYTPLSGYYPQLQLSPDNLTGYTGGPASNQIVFGDKNSARMSDYHRLDASFSYEAKVLGLDLTSELMLINIYNRSNVFYINNVSGDVEYSLPFIVNLSLSWRI comes from the coding sequence TTGCTCGCATTCTCTCTCTCTTTCTCGTCCGCTGTGGTTGCCCAGGAACGCACCTACATTCTTCGCGGGACTGTCGCCGATTCTCTGTCGGGGGAACGTATTCCGTATGCGACGGTAAGAATTGAAAAGACCTCTATAGGTACGTATACCAATACAGGCGGTTATTTCGTTTTGCCGAAAATACCAGTAACAGAAAAAAGGGTCGTCGTCAGCGCTGTCGGATTTAAGGAAAAGATCTTTGTGATAGGAAGCAGTCAGCCCGTAGTGGACGTGACTTTCCAACTTCCTGAGGAACCAACAACACTCTCGACGGTCGAAGTCACCGGAGAATATCTCGGACGAATGAAGCCGATTGCGCCGAGCACCACGGTCATCCTCGGGAGAGATATCGAGAAGGCGACGGGGATATTTAACAACGATCTTGTCCAGGCAATCACACAGCTGCCGGGAGTCGTGACTGTCGGTGGAATATCAAGCCAGTACTATGTGCGCGGAGGTGCGTCGGATCAGAACCTTGTCACGATCGACGGAATCAGAGTATACAATCTCTTCCACGCTTTCGGACTGTTCAGCTTCGTGGACCCGCTTATCGTGAAGGTCGCCGACATGAGTACCGGCGGCTTCCAGGCAGAGTACGGCGGGAGACTATCATCCATCCTTAGTGTCGACACAAAGGACGGTGATATGTACAAATACACGGCGGCCGGGAGTTTCGACCTTCTCTCCTCGGACGTGATGCTAAGCGGCCCACTCCCCCTTAAGGCATTCGAAGGTAATACGTCTTTTATAGGGTTCTTCCGCACATCATTGTACAAAAACTCGCTGAGACGCTATTTCCAACGAAGCATCCCGTTCCAGTTTTTCGATGGGTTTGGAAAAATAACGAGCAATCTGACTTCGACAGGACACGTCTCCTTGGAATTCCTGTCGACCGGCGACCAGGTGTCAAGCGAAAATTCTGTCGACCCGGACTTCAACTGGCGTGACGTGGGCTATTCGTTGTCTGGGAACTACTTGTTCGGTGATCGCTATAGCTTCGAGTTCTCGGTCTCAAGTTCCATGTATAACGCGGAACAACTTCCGAAATCTTCCAGCTATCTGCACTATGAGTCGAGCAGTATAGTAGACCCGGCATTCTACGGCGACCTGACTTATTATCCGAGCCCAACAGCACGATTGGACTTCGGTCTTCTCTTCAACTTCCCTGCGTACAATTTCACGTTCACTAACGCGTACAACCTTCCCCTCACTGTCGACCAACAGGAGGTGGAACCGAACATGTGGATCAAATACAAATGGGAGGCGATCAAGAACCTCGAAGTCGAACTTGGATTCCGCATCGACCTATCCAGAACTTTCGAGTACGCGACAGGCGCAGGGAAGGGATATCTTGGCGACCCGAGAGCTACTTTTACATACAACACCAGCGCAAATTCCTCGATCTACTTTGCGGCGGGCGAATACCATCAGAGGATTATTAGCTTGAACAATGAGGATGACATTTATTCTCCTTTCGATTTGATCATCTCAATCCCTGACACTGCATCAAATCTCGACGACGAAGAGGCGTTCGAGTACATCCTCGGTGGCCAGGTCTCGCCAATCAATATCCTGGAACTGAAAAGTGAACTGTATTACAAGGATTTTACAAAGCTTGTCACTGTCAATCGCGATAAAGTGGATCAGAACGATCCGGATTTCATCCTTGGAACGGGTAAGTCCTACGGCCTGGAATTCAGCGGTCAATATGACATCGGCTCATTTTATCTCACAGCGAACTATTCATTCTCCAAAGTAACCAACACTTCGAATGGTTTTACTTATACTCCCAGATACGACAGAAGACATCAGCTAAACTTGTCGGCAGGTTTGCAGCCCTTCGACAGATTCTGGATCAGGACTCACTGGGAATACGGTTCGGGCCTGCCCTACACCCCCCTTTCGGGATACTATCCACAGCTCCAGCTTAGTCCCGATAATCTCACCGGCTACACGGGAGGCCCTGCGTCGAACCAGATAGTCTTCGGGGACAAGAATAGCGCGCGAATGTCCGACTACCATCGACTCGACGCAAGCTTTTCCTATGAGGCGAAAGTGCTCGGCCTTGATCTCACTTCCGAACTAATGCTGATCAACATTTATAATAGAAGTAATGTTTTCTATATTAATAATGTGAGTGGTGATGTCGAATATTCGCTGCCGTTCATTGTGAACCTCTCTCTGAGTTGGAGGATATAA
- a CDS encoding GWxTD domain-containing protein: protein MFSKVGTVAIFSMSVALLHPDTSRSQSKFLSAVNFSEFRYDSTLTCVELYTALSPAKLAFHSAEKVDTTTALVASAKLIYQFTNVATDSAFTFSDEIPISISDTSSISGSSKLVTITRLLFRPGRYSGAIYAEFGDSTTVLDSANLRLEVRNFPGSMLTLSDIELCSEISNETSDKDVYGKNTLHVVPNPKAIYGLGMPVLSSYAEVYGLAKRADSTEYAITWNVIDTYGRIVKSRSSHGLGTSTSLVELGSMNISDLASGKYAVELLVADSVSRGSAFSSQYFFVYNPYVKQPPTPAGTNVDVISSPFFTMGGEELDDLFHAASYLASPQQSSFYQKLETLDAKRAFMAQFWNEQNRKEGFGGFNSWAEFDKRFTYVNQKYKTAFRAGWLTDRGRVYIDYGQPDDIDRHPSTAGSKPYEIWSYNGIENGVVFIFADLTGFNNYALIHSTKQGEVDDPDWQRYVQTDQ from the coding sequence ATGTTCTCGAAAGTTGGAACTGTCGCCATCTTTAGCATGTCCGTCGCGCTGCTGCATCCGGACACTTCCCGGTCCCAGAGCAAGTTCTTATCCGCAGTTAATTTTTCCGAATTCAGGTATGATTCTACGCTGACTTGTGTCGAGTTGTATACCGCTTTGTCTCCTGCCAAACTTGCATTTCACTCCGCAGAAAAAGTGGACACAACGACCGCGCTCGTGGCGTCCGCTAAACTCATTTACCAGTTCACCAATGTCGCGACCGATTCCGCTTTCACATTTAGCGATGAAATCCCCATAAGCATATCGGACACGAGCTCCATATCAGGCTCCTCAAAGCTAGTCACAATTACGAGACTTCTATTCCGACCGGGAAGATATTCAGGAGCGATCTACGCCGAGTTTGGGGACTCAACAACAGTACTTGACAGCGCCAATTTAAGACTCGAAGTGAGAAACTTCCCGGGATCAATGCTCACACTCTCGGACATTGAGCTCTGTAGCGAGATTTCGAATGAGACATCCGACAAGGACGTGTACGGAAAGAACACGCTTCACGTAGTCCCGAATCCCAAAGCGATCTACGGCCTTGGAATGCCGGTCCTGAGCAGCTACGCCGAAGTGTATGGGCTCGCCAAAAGAGCTGATTCGACTGAGTACGCTATTACATGGAACGTTATCGACACATACGGTAGGATTGTGAAGAGCCGTTCGTCTCACGGATTGGGAACCTCTACGAGCCTTGTCGAGCTGGGCTCCATGAATATTTCCGATCTCGCTTCTGGCAAGTATGCGGTTGAACTCCTCGTCGCGGATTCGGTTTCAAGAGGATCTGCGTTCTCAAGCCAGTACTTCTTCGTGTACAATCCATACGTGAAACAACCGCCGACCCCCGCGGGAACGAACGTCGATGTCATCTCCTCTCCGTTCTTTACGATGGGAGGCGAAGAGTTGGATGACCTGTTCCACGCCGCCTCATACCTTGCAAGCCCGCAACAAAGTTCATTCTATCAGAAACTGGAAACACTGGATGCGAAACGAGCTTTCATGGCACAGTTCTGGAACGAACAGAATCGAAAAGAGGGATTCGGCGGGTTTAATTCCTGGGCTGAGTTTGATAAACGCTTTACATATGTAAACCAGAAGTATAAAACGGCGTTCAGGGCAGGTTGGCTTACCGACAGGGGGAGGGTCTATATCGATTATGGGCAACCAGACGATATTGACCGGCATCCAAGCACTGCGGGGAGCAAACCTTATGAAATCTGGAGCTATAACGGGATCGAAAATGGAGTGGTGTTCATCTTCGCCGATTTGACAGGTTTCAACAACTACGCTTTGATTCATTCTACTAAACAAGGTGAAGTTGACGATCCTGACTGGCAAAGATATGTCCAGACAGACCAGTAG
- a CDS encoding OmpA family protein gives MPVQKTVAQEQHPAVPLPSSFNHVGPIRIFFDFNRSNVNKNVYCIFDLIQASLGKNAAGRIKIRVEGNADSIGPSWYNMILSQKRAERVIDSLSRRLAIPRDRFEIVANGSTKPVSPNSTSEGRSNNRRVEVSVF, from the coding sequence TTGCCTGTTCAGAAAACCGTCGCGCAGGAACAACACCCTGCCGTGCCCCTGCCGTCGAGCTTTAACCATGTAGGTCCCATCCGTATTTTCTTTGACTTCAATCGTTCGAACGTCAACAAAAACGTTTACTGCATCTTCGACTTGATACAGGCATCGCTAGGAAAGAACGCGGCAGGAAGAATAAAAATACGGGTCGAAGGAAATGCTGACTCAATTGGTCCGTCATGGTACAACATGATTCTTTCTCAAAAGAGAGCTGAGAGGGTGATTGACTCTTTGTCCCGGAGGCTCGCGATACCGAGGGATCGCTTTGAGATCGTAGCAAACGGATCCACTAAACCCGTTTCTCCTAATTCCACTTCCGAGGGTAGATCGAACAATAGACGAGTGGAAGTTTCCGTTTTCTGA
- a CDS encoding capsule assembly Wzi family protein codes for MRVGLLSAFVMLVLVVPVFGQHNYSIPVDNWTYDVIQQLQTRGYLLDLSPGFKPYRRLEVARALKKLLSRADSSSLPTSARWLIGKLEEEFRYEIHILDAESANPDTALPGARASGEAFLNLVKGDYRNFKVADGLRFRPTLRAEFGFDAGNHFLLYTDATVDQTLLDDTLYTGSTKFGLRALHQQAYVGYSDRYIDFTFGRDYLSWGYGNNGNVLVSTTAGALDLASIFVKTSVMKFNWFVAQLDTLPTFTPDKNNYEPFGPGPTYGKPTLPANRYLTGSRFEFNIADKVFLGAFQAAVFGGPNAPIDLEIVNPLRITYELENNDHKNLNAFLGADFSIFWLKGFNFYGDFMIDDWQVDHKTKGDLKPNLYSLDLGLKAADVLAGLGVSGTDANLQYMEVRNRVYNEYNWSSFEKLLLRNYPIANPYGDDFWNIDLRLSHWINRDWKVGAEIMHLEHGSSNVWGFYTMPWLTDPNITLQTGYTEPFPYGTIQVSNIFQVSALYQPYNYLYGQASFSYSQNHNFMYVSGVDKGVFSLTLTLYYDFAIDIPFE; via the coding sequence ATGAGAGTAGGACTTCTTTCTGCATTTGTTATGCTCGTTCTCGTTGTGCCGGTCTTCGGCCAGCATAATTATTCTATTCCGGTCGATAACTGGACTTATGATGTAATACAACAATTGCAGACGAGGGGTTACCTCCTCGATCTGAGCCCGGGATTTAAACCTTACAGGAGGTTGGAAGTCGCTCGAGCGCTCAAGAAATTGTTGTCCCGCGCCGACTCGTCAAGTCTACCAACATCGGCTCGGTGGCTCATCGGGAAACTCGAGGAAGAGTTCCGTTACGAAATTCATATTCTCGATGCCGAGTCCGCAAATCCCGACACAGCTTTGCCCGGGGCTCGTGCTTCAGGTGAGGCTTTCCTCAATCTTGTTAAGGGTGACTACAGGAACTTTAAGGTGGCTGATGGTTTGCGATTCCGCCCCACTCTGCGTGCTGAGTTTGGCTTTGATGCGGGCAATCATTTCTTGCTGTACACTGACGCGACAGTTGATCAGACTCTTCTCGATGACACTCTCTATACCGGCTCCACAAAATTCGGACTCAGGGCACTTCATCAACAGGCATATGTCGGCTATTCCGATCGCTACATTGATTTCACTTTCGGAAGAGATTATCTCTCATGGGGATACGGAAATAACGGAAACGTCTTGGTGTCGACTACCGCCGGCGCCCTGGATCTGGCTTCGATATTTGTGAAAACGTCGGTGATGAAGTTCAATTGGTTCGTCGCCCAACTGGATACCTTGCCCACGTTCACGCCGGACAAAAATAACTACGAGCCATTCGGTCCGGGCCCCACCTACGGCAAGCCGACCTTACCTGCGAACAGATACTTGACGGGCTCGAGGTTTGAATTTAATATCGCCGACAAAGTCTTCCTCGGTGCCTTCCAAGCGGCAGTCTTCGGAGGCCCGAACGCGCCGATCGATCTTGAAATTGTAAATCCTCTCCGGATCACGTACGAGCTAGAGAACAACGATCATAAGAATCTAAACGCTTTTCTTGGTGCGGACTTTAGCATCTTCTGGCTGAAAGGATTCAATTTCTACGGAGACTTTATGATAGATGATTGGCAGGTGGACCACAAAACCAAAGGAGATCTGAAACCTAACCTGTATTCTCTCGACTTAGGTTTGAAAGCGGCAGATGTTCTTGCGGGTCTGGGAGTTTCAGGCACCGATGCGAATCTGCAGTATATGGAGGTGAGGAACAGGGTTTATAATGAGTATAATTGGAGCAGCTTCGAGAAGCTCCTGCTGAGAAATTACCCGATAGCAAATCCGTATGGAGATGATTTCTGGAACATCGACTTGCGATTGTCGCACTGGATTAATCGCGATTGGAAAGTCGGAGCTGAAATTATGCACCTCGAGCACGGCAGCAGCAACGTCTGGGGCTTTTACACGATGCCGTGGCTTACAGACCCGAACATAACGCTTCAAACAGGTTACACGGAACCGTTCCCGTACGGCACGATCCAAGTATCGAATATCTTCCAAGTATCAGCTCTTTATCAACCTTACAATTATCTGTATGGCCAGGCATCATTCAGCTATTCACAGAATCACAATTTCATGTATGTCTCTGGAGTGGACAAAGGTGTATTTTCACTAACGCTGACCCTTTACTATGATTTTGCTATCGATATTCCGTTTGAGTAA